A single window of Onychomys torridus chromosome 8, mOncTor1.1, whole genome shotgun sequence DNA harbors:
- the Kcnmb1 gene encoding calcium-activated potassium channel subunit beta-1 has protein sequence MGKKLVMAQKRGETRALCLGVTMVVCAAITYYILGTTVLPLYQKSVWTQESICHLIETNIKDHDELEGKKVPQYPCLWVNVSAVGRWAVLYHTEDTRDQNQQCSYIPGNLDNYQMALADVKKVRANFYEHQAFYCFSAPHVNETTVVYRRLYGPQVLLFSFFWPTFLLTGGLLIIAMVKLNRSLSILAAQR, from the exons ATGGGGAAGAAGCTGGTGATGGCCCAGAAGCGTGGAGAGACACGAGCCCTCTGCCTGGGAGTGACAATGGTAGTGTGTGCGGCCATCACCTACTACATCCTGGGTACCACTGTGCTGCCCCTCTACCAGAAAAG TGTGTGGACCCAGGAATCTATCTGTCACCTGATTGAAACCAACATCAAGGACCATGATGAGCTGGAAGGCAAGAAGGTGCCCCAGTACCCATGCCTTTGGGTCAATGTATCAGCTGTGGGCAGATGGGCCGTGCTGTATCACACAGAGGACACTCGGGACCAAAACCAGCAG TGCTCCTATATCCCTGGCAACCTGGACAACTACCAGATGGCCCTGGCTGATGTGAAGAAGGTCAGAGCCAATTTCTATGAGCACCAGGCTTTCTACTGCTTCTCTGCACCCCATGTCAATGAGACCACCGTTGTGTATCGGCGTCTCTATGGGCCCCaagtcctcctcttctccttcttctggccCACCTTCCTGCTGACTGGTGGCCTCCTCATTATTGCCATGGTGAAGCTCAACAGGTCCCTATCCATCTTGGCAGCTCAGAGGTAG